Proteins from a single region of Trichoplusia ni isolate ovarian cell line Hi5 unplaced genomic scaffold, tn1 tig00003798, whole genome shotgun sequence:
- the LOC113508085 gene encoding protein artichoke-like — protein sequence MRVGSRAARVLNVAAALLVSGLRPAAAPARACARASLCACRRDHQACSDVPFHRFPDTEEGVGHVSVSAARLGALAEAALDGRALRTLVLVASRLHHIEPGALASMVSTLASLDLGYNEFTEIPLEALRDLQVLNWLNLQNNYLSDLDSRLDWGFLGDSLSSLSLSNNQLCSLGEGALSSLRQLAQLDLDGNRLHALAGGALPPTLALLRLSDNLLQQLPCAALARLPRLRHLHLRNNMVRPSHNRTCTSQHSKIDSLDLSHNELDDLFELEFQQRLQLKQLVLDFNEFSSVPSFVLDSVHLEKLSIAHNKVGHLSAATVHALRRDLERLDLDHNELTSLPALVIELTRLRHLSVAYNRIQELVDLPPHLHFLSLAGNYFKSFPAGLRGLAPSTLAYLDLSYNQIFSLTLENFDAWSEALTTLNLKGNRLVHISSDAFPGSLPLRELVLSFNELYHVDESAFSNLTKLEVLELSSTLFTGDFPVVASNHLLSWLSLDNNNIHYISSGNIQHFPSLEYLNLDFNKLIEFSSEVLGTNLSCKLKELRLSYNYLSRINYEFLSHLNELQSVDLSYNRVQNISERSFVSLPSLVYLNLAGNAVESIADRAFSHLPKLEGLDLQDNHLVEFSTEYFENVSSEDTNMSVNISYNKISSLVGGKSPVPINTLDMSHNQLEHLPKAFLSCLGLSLRQIILSDNFLTHIDNLAFSSLSKLEILILNNNNISAVKRRAFGELSSLQILELSGNRLAQLSVEQFHNMRQLRHLRLAGNELRALSRDVFKNTVLEHLDLSDNQIAIFPSSALAQVGFTLRRLDLAHNRLEYLDAAMFHSISFLHELSLAHNGLTVLSDNTFSGLARLWFLDLSYNMIKTNFKELFHNLPRLRQLSLAGTGLKVVPHLLLVNLTVLDLSNNYIASYRESDVRRIANLRVLDLARNRFTSLQPAMWTALPRLSSLDVSHNPIVRVSRGAFEGLDHLLRLRMDHLRQLEAIEPRAFKPLVSLRSLWLESLPLTGRLDVSFADIAACTLGLETLEVYLRESVLDSQLSGMRAPKLRVMSVRGASLRHVSESAFSCLHRQRALTLRITGTMLRALPPGLLRPLARVPHLALDLSDNQLSSLAPTTLYPNLTGWNRLATKLLSGGCCSCIITCLEAKVCSRICRQGDWWCRATHSAVAARCRGWARGSGAGRQR from the exons ATGCGGGTGGGCTCGCGGGCGGCGCGCGTGCTCAACGTGGCGGCGGCGCTGCTGGTGTCGGGCCTGCGCCCcgcggcggcgccggcgcgggcCTGCGCGCGCGCCTCTCTGTGCGCCTGCCGCCGCGACCACCAGGCCTGCAGCGACGTGCCCTTCCATCGGTTCCCTGATACCG AGGAGGGCGTGGGCCACGTGTCAGTGTCGGCGGCGCGGCTGGGCGCGCTGGCCGAGGCGGCGCTGGACGGGCGCGCGTTGCGCACCCTCGTGCTGGTGGCCTCGCGCCTGCATCACATCGAGCCTGGCGCCCTCGC gTCAATGGTTTCTACGCTAGCTTCTTTAGATTTAGGGTACAATGAGTTTACTGAAATACCTTTAGAAGCTTTGCGAGACCTTCAAGTTTTGAACTGGCTTAATTTGCAAAA cAACTATTTAAGTGATTTGGATTCTCGTTTGGATTGGGGCTTCCTGGGCGATTCACTGAGCAGCTTGTCCTTAAGTAATAATCAGTTATGCTCCCTGGGCGAGGGTGCGCTGTCGTCGCTGCGGCAGCTAGCGCAGCTTGACCTGGACGGGAACCGGCTGCACGCACTAGCGGGTGGTGCGCTGCCACCGACGCTGGCGCTGCTGCGCCTCTCCGACAACTTGCTGCAGCAGCTGCCGTGCGCGGCGTTGGCGCGCTTGCCGCGTCTGCGACACCTGCACCTCAGAAACAACATGGTGCGCCCTTCGCACAACCGTACTTGCACGAGTCAACATTCCAAGATCGATTCCTTGGACTTGAGCCATAACGAGCTAGACGACCTATTTGAACTAGAATTTCAGCAAAGGCTACAGCTTAAACAACTTGTGCtagattttaatgaattcagTTCAGTCCCATCTTTCGTACTGGACAGTGTGCACCTCGAAAAGCTGTCGATAGCGCATAATAAGGTGGGGCACTTGTCGGCCGCAACGGTGCACGCTCTCCGGCGCGACCTGGAGCGGCTAGACTTAGATCATAACGAGCTGACGTCACTGCCGGCACTTGTTATCGAGCTCACTCGGCTGCGGCATCTTTCAGTAGCATACAACCGTATCCAGGAGTTAGTAGACCTACCTCCACACCTCCACTTTTTATCGTTGGCCGGTAACTACTTCAAGTCGTTCCCAGCAGGGCTCCGAGGCTTGGCTCCGTCGACTCTAGCCTACCTAGACCTGAGTTACAATCAGATTTTTTCGTTGACTCTGGAGAATTTCGACGCATGGTCTGAGGCGCTGACTACTCTCAACCTGAAAGGTAACCGCCTGGTGCACATTTCGAGCGACGCCTTTCCCGGGTCGTTGCCGCTGCGCGAGCTGGTGCTCAGCTTCAATGAGCTGTACCACGTGGACGAGTCTGCGTTCAGCAACCTTACGAAGCTGGAGGTGCTCGAACTGTCTTCCACATTGTTCACGGGAGACTTTCCAGTTGTCGCTAGCAACCACTTACTTTCCTGGCTGAgcttagataataataatattcactaCATTTCAAGCGGAAACATACAGCATTTCCCGTCGCTGGAGTATCTAAACTTagactttaataaattaatagaattttCAAGTGAAGTGCTCGGAACAAACCTTTCCTGCAAGCTAAAGGAACTGCGGCTGTCTTATAATTATCTAAGTAGGATAAACTATGAGTTTCTATCTCATCTGAACGAGCTTCAGAGCGTAGACCTGTCGTACAACCGCGTCCAAAACATCAGCGAGCGTAGTTTCGTCAGTTTACCGAGcttagtttatttaaacttgGCAGGAAACGCCGTGGAGTCTATAGCTGACCGAGCGTTCAGTCACCTGCCTAAATTAGAAGGGCTCGACTTACAGGATAACCATTTGGTGGAATTTTCTACAGAATATTTTGAAAACGTGTCCAGTGAAGACACGAACATGTCTGTGAACAtcagttacaataaaatatcatcACTGGTCGGCGGCAAATCACCGGTCCCCATAAACACTCTCGATATGTCGCATAATCAGTTGGAACATTTACCAAAAGCTTTCTTAAGTTGCTTAGGCCTGTCTTTGCGTCAAATCATTCTGTCAGACAACTTCTTAACGCACATTGACAACTTGGCTTTCAGTTCGCTTTCGAAGCTTGAAATTTTGattctaaataataacaacataaGTGCGGTCAAGAGGCGAGCGTTCGGCGAGCTCTCGTCCCTGCAGATCCTGGAGTTGTCTGGCAACCGGCTGGCGCAGCTCTCCGTGGAGCAGTTCCACAACATGCGGCAGCTGCGGCACCTGCGCCTCGCCGGCAACGAGCTGCGCGCGCTGTCGCGGGATGTCTTCAAGAACACCGTGCTGGAGCACCTAGACCTCAGCGACAATCAAATAGCCATCTTCCCGAGCAGCGCCCTGGCGCAGGTGGGCTTCACGCTTCGCCGACTTGACCTCGCACACAATCGTCTGGAATACTTAGACGCAGCTATGTTTCACTCTATCAGTTTCTTACACGAGCTCAGTCTCGCTCACAATGGACTTACCGTCCTCTCAGATAATACATTCTCTGGTCTGGCACGGCTTTGGTTCCTTGATCTTTCTTACAATATgataaaaactaatttcaaaGAATTGTTTCATAACTTGCCCCGCTTGCGCCAACTGTCGCTGGCGGGGACGGGGCTGAAGGTCGTTCCACATCTACTGCTCGTTAATCTCACAGTGCTGGACCTCAGTAACAACTACATTGCGTCGTACCGCGAGTCTGATGTGCGGCGGATAGCTAACCTGCGCGTCTTGGACCTAGCTCGCAACCGTTTCACTTCACTGCAGCCTGCAATGTGGACTGCTCTTCCTCGCCTCTCTTCGCTTGATGTGTCGCACAATCCCATCGTGCGCGTCTCGCGCGGTGCTTTCGAGGGTCTTGACCATCTACTACGTCTGCGGATGGATCATCTGCGTCAACTAGAGGCTATAGAACCTCGAGCTTTTAAACCCCTAGTATCGCTGCGCTCACTCTGGCTCGAGTCCCTTCCTTTAACTGGTAGATTGGATGTATCTTTTGCCGACATAGCCGCGTGCACGCTAGGTTTAGAGACTCTGGAAGTGTATCTACGTGAGAGTGTGCTGGACTCTCAATTAAGTGGAATGCGAGCACCAAAGCTTCGCGTGATGTCTGTGCGAGGAGCTTCGCTGCGGCATGTGTCGGAATCGGCTTTCTCGTGCCTGCACCGGCAGCGCGCGCTGACACTGCGCATAACGGGCACGATGCTGCGCGCGCTGCCGCCGGGCTTGCTGCGCCCGCTAGCGCGCGTTCCGCACCTGGCCCTCGACCTCAGTGATAACCAGCTCAGCAGCTTGGCTCCCACCACGCTCTACCCCAATCTTACCGGTTGGAATCGTCTCGCCACTAAGCTCCTGTCAGGTGGGTGTTGTTCGTGTATCATTACCTGTCTGGAAGCAAAAGTTTGTAGCAGAATTTGTCGACAGGGGGATTGGTGGTGTCGGGCAACCCACTCCGCTGTGGCTGCTCGGTGTCGTGGGTGGGCGCGTGGCTCCGGCGCTGGACGGCAGAGGTAG